Below is a genomic region from Rhodohalobacter sp. 614A.
ACCGTACCGGTCATAAATTCTCACTTTAATCAGGTAATCGGGTTCATCGAAAGAATAGGTGATTAACAGATTATCCTCGAATCCGTCGTCATCGGGTGAAAATGGATTGGGAGTGAATGAAATGCCATTTCCTGAAATGGATTGCCCCGATCCCTGGTAAATGGAGTTTTCTGATCCGGGCGAACCACCCAGCGGAGTCGCATTGGATCCCCAATTCGCCCCATCATTGGTATCAAAATTCGGGTTGATGCGCTCGAGTGCAATTCCTTTTGTATCTACCAAATTAGGATTGTGCCAGTCTGGGCTATAGTCCACCATATCAATGGTTTTCAATGTACTGTCGGCGAGATAAATTTGTCGCCCGGTGTTTGTTAAACTGAGTGTTGTTCGATCGGTTTGAATAGCGAATCGCTGCATATGATCCGTCAAATCAAAAAACTCAGCTGTTCGGCTTTTGGGGAACGGGATATCATCCGGCTCGGGATAAATCAGAGCATAGCCGCTCGCCGGAAGCCATTGACGGTCACTCCGAATCGGTTCAATCGTTGATATTTCTCCATCTTCGTTCGGTTCATCATGCAGGAAGAAACCTTCAAGTGAAATAGCGTAAGAGCGTCGATTATGAATTTCAATATACTGAGACTGATCCGGCAGGCCGTCTCGATCATCGGTAATCGGATCGAACATAATTTCGTTGAAAATGATATCTCCCTCAGATATAGGCTGGGCAATCGGTTGCTCAAGCCTTGAGGACATGTTTCCTTTATAATCTCCAATATTTTCAACACTCACTGTAATTTCCTCGCCCTGCGATACAATCGAACCGTCTAAAATTATTCTATTTCCGGCCATTTGATCGTAATAAATCACATCCGCTAAACTTCCGTTTAACATAAAGCTGATGGTGCTTGAAACTCCGCTCTGACCCGAATGAGTTTTTGCAGGTTGATCTGTTTTGGTATTCTCATCCGGAGTCAAATCCACATACTCATTAAACCAGATTTCGACGGAGTCAGGATGAATAAAATTAGCAAAAATGATTTCAGGAGCGGATTCATCTATTTCAAATGAGCTGTTTTGTTGTCCGGGGGTAGAACCTCTTTCTGATGTGTTGGATGCCCAGTTTCCCGGATCGGTGGAGAGTCCGGCGGGGTCTTTCCTTTCGAGTGAAATTCCCGGGCTGTCGATTCCCCAATCTGCGTGAAAAAACAGGCTGTCAATCGCTGTTCCAGATCCATTTCTTAGGACAACTGCATCGCCGCTGTTATTCAGAGATTGAAAATCAGGTACATATATAAATTGATCAGATTCAGTTGCAAACTCCTGCGAATCTGTAAAAACCAGGTAATCATTTTCACGAATTAATACACCGGTTGGGATTTCAGTGTCATTTGTTGCATCAGACAACGTCCAATTGGTCAAATCGAAATTCTCTTCAGTTCGGTTGTAGATTTCAATGAATTCTGCGCCGGAACCATCCGAAGGTTCATACATAATCTCGTTGATGACGATATCACCGGCTTGCACATCGCCAAATTCCAAATAGAGAACGGAAACGGTGGTTGACTCCATCTCATTCCCAAAAATATCGCTGATACCGCTGACTGTAATTTCATACTCCTGGTCATTCACCAAATCAGATCCCGCAAACAAAATTACTTCGTTACCATCCAGTGCTATCATATTGATGGGTAATGTAGGAGTCATCGAATAGTTTGAACTGTTCGTTGCCTGATCACTATTAAGTCGTTCATCAAAAGTGAGGACAAATCCCTGGTCCTGAAACTGAGCAGCCCGCACAATTGCCGGTGGATTGGAATCCGGTTCCACTTGGTTGGGCAAGCCCGGAGTTCCCAAAAGTTCGTTTGAAGATTCAGCCCAGTTCTCTGAAAAAGTGGCGGCAACATCAGCACTTAACCGTTCCAGGGCCACTCCTTCTCCGCCCCATTCCGAGGGTTCGTATTGGAGTGAATCAGCCAAAATATCCTCATTGGTAAACAGCCGAATTTGATCGGATACCGTTGCTGTTAAAGCGGGAAAACTGGATAATTCGAAAAAATTTCGCTCGCCAAAAATCTCTGCAAGTGCTTCCGAATCTTCCGAAAGAACGATGAAATCACCGGGTTCAAGTGCCAGGTCTTCTGTGGAAATAATTCGTTCTGAATCGCTGGAAACATCCCGGCGCTGTAATCTCCAGTCTCTGAGGTTTAACAGTTTGGATGAGGTGTTCCAAAGTTCAACATACCGAACGTATCCCGATGGCGGACGATACATAAACTCGTTAATGACGATATCTCCATCGCTAAACGCATCAAAAACCGTGAAAGAAAATTCGGCATTATTCCCGATTGAAAATCCGGCGGCTGATCGTACGCCGTCAATCACCAGTGTTTGCTGACCACTTTCAAGCGCTGAAGAAAATTTAAGAATCAGACTCAAATTGGTTTCCTCTGAAATTGAACTTGGATTAATTCCGCCCACAGAAAAATTGGCAGGTTTAATATCACTGTCCCTGACCATTGCATTGAACACCACCCGAATCTGCGTTGGTGAAAGAGACCTCACTTCTGTTGCTATAAAAGTAAAATTGGAATCCACTTCATTTGGCATGCCGGGAGTTCCAAAAAGATCAGCGGGTGAATCAGCCCAGTTTTCCATATACAAAGAAGAACGGTTCGGACGCCTTCTTTCCAGCGCAATACCATCGCCGCCCCAGACCGGACTGAATCGCAGAGAATCGATAATTACACCTTCTGCATTTGCCACAACAATGTTATCTCCTCCGTTTTTCAGGGTTGAAAGACCTGTTCCGGCATTCAGGTAGGGAATGTCCGGGAAGATGTTTAAGAGATTAAAATTTGGAAGGATAGCAATGTAGGAGTCCGGCGGAAGAATGACCCGATCTTCGGTGAGAGTTCGCCGAGTGGCTGTGTCGTTGGCCTGTTGCCAACCTGCAAGATTAATGGCTTTGTCGCTCGCATTATATAACTCGATGTACTCCGTGTAGTTTTCCGGTTCGGCGTACATGATCTCGTTAATCACAACATCGCCAGGCTCCGCAGTTTGAACCTGATAGTAGGTAAAGGAGGCTTCCGCCTGATTGAGCTCATTTCCAAAAATATCCCGAATGTTATTTACGGTTATCGTATAGGTTTGTCCCGAATTCATCGATTGATTCAAAAATAGCACAGCTTCCGTGCTGTTGATAAAAGTCACCTGCCGAACAGATATTCCCCGATTGATCTCGAAATTATTCCTCGATATTCGAGTTCGATCCAAAGCGCCGGAAAATTGAACCTGAATACTTTCAGCATTAATAAAATTAGCTCCAAGCAATTCGGGGCCATCTGTGTCGATATTTACAGTATTTTCTTCACCCGGAGTTCCTTTCAGTACAGAAAGAGATTCGCCCCAATTGTTTATATCAGAACTGATAGCATCCGTATCGATTCGCTCCAAAGAAACCTCGCTCCCTCCCCATTCGGAGCTATACCGAAGTGAATCCAGCGTAATTCCCCCGGCATTTGTAATAACAATTTCATCACCGCTATTTTTGAGGGCCGGCAAACTGCTTCCTGCATTCACAAAATTCATGTCCGGAAAAATGCCAAGCAGCTCTTCATTTGGAAGAATTACCATGTATGAGCCGGGTGGGAAATAAACATTCTCTTCTGTTAAAATGCGGCGGGTTCCCGTATCATTGGCTTGCTGCCATCCCTCCAGACTAAATGTTTTATTACTGGTGTTATAGAGTTCAACATATTCCGTATAGCCGTCCGGTTCATCATACATAAACTCGTTAATAACGATATCTCCCGGCTCTGCGATTTCAACAAAATAATAGGTGAATGTAGCCTGGGATTCGTCCAGTTCATTTCCAAAAATATCGGGAATATCAGTGACCGTAATTGTATACGTTTGACCCGAACTCATTTCATCATCCAGCGAAAGTTCTGCCTGTGTTGAGTTGATAAAATTCACGCCAGTGATGGACCGTCCACGGTTTATATCAAAATTTCCGGTTGAAATAGCGTCCGTGTCGAGCGAACCAGTGAATGTAACCAACACCATTTCCGCATTAATGAACGTTGCTGAAACAAACACGGGTCCGTCATCGGGACTGACGGTATTATCTTCACCGGGTGTACCCAACAATTCGGCAAGAGATTCGCCCCAATTATTTTGATCGTTGGCCGGAGCGTCCAGGCTTTTTCTTTCGAGAGCAATGTCCGAACCGCCCCAAATTGACGGATCATACTCAATCCTTTCAACCAAATTTCCATCCGGATCAAGCAATCGAACCTGATCGGTTACTGTTTGAGTAAAGCCCGGAAAATCCTCCATCCCGAACCAGGGACCTGTCCCAAAAACATCTTCAAGCAACTCCAAATCTTCGGTGATAACCAGATATTCACCCGGTTCAATAGGCTGATCAAATTCCGTAATCACCCCACCGATGCTGGTTGACCCTTCAGCCCGAAGCAGCTCGAAATCTTTCAATGTCAAAAAACGGTCGGAACGATTGTACAACTCCACATACTGTGGATATCCGGTTGGCGGGTTATACATAAATTCATTGATAACAATATCACCGTCCTGGTACTCATCAAACCGAAAAAATTCAAAGGTTGAATTATCTTCAATCTGCCAGCTGTTGGTCAAACTTTCCAGGTTGTTCACGATAATTTCGAAACTACTGGTCGAAAAACTGTCATCAAATGTAAGCCGGACCGTCTCGGAATTGGTAAAGTCAAAATCTACTGGATCGGTGCCATCGCTCAGCTCAAAATCAGATAATTGAACCGTAGAAACCTGCAACGGAAGTGTAAACTGAATAAGCAAATCGGTGTCGCTTTCCATTTCGGCTGCAAGAATTCTGAATGGATTCGTAAATGTAAAATTGAATTCCTCAGCTCCGGAAACTTCATTCCCAAAAATATCTTCTACATTTTGGTAGGTGAAGGTGTATTCAAATTGATCCTCAAGAGCATCTGACAGATCAAACTCGATGGTTCGTGGATCAGAAGTAAACGCCGCAGTTGTGATAACTGCACTATTATTTAAACCGAAATTATTCAGATCATCCACGGCTTCATCCGAAAGTGTTCTTGAAAATGTGATGCGAAAGGTTTGCGGTGCAGGGAATGCAGCTTCAACGGCTTCGGGTGGATTCGTCGGTTCGGAAACGGTATTTGAAAGCCCTGGAGAGCCAGTCAGAATATCTTCTGATTCAGCCCAGTTATCCTGAATATTTGCATTTACATCAAAAGAGAACCGTTCAAGAGAAACTTCATTGCCACCCCAATCGTTGGCGTCGTAGGTCAGTGATTCGATGTCTTCACCTTCGGCGGTTTCAAAAATGATGTCATCCGACGTGGTTAGAACCAGCTCGGGAAACTCATCCGCCTCCACAAAATTTCGGGTTCCAAACTGATCTTCAAAAACCGGAACACCTCTTGTGATGACAAGGTACTCGCCAGAAGAAATCGGCAAATCTTCATCGATGCTGATATTTTCACTGTTGATGGCGAAATTCCTAAGATTCAGAAGCTTATCGGCCCGGTTGAAAATTTCCACGTATTGAGGGCGATCAAAATCTGATGTGCGCCAACTGACCGGAACCCGATAGTAAAACTCACTGATGACCAAATCGCCTTCTTCATACTCATCAAACAAAGTAAATTCGAGGGTCGTATTCGCCTCAATTTCCCATCCCGAATTGCTCAACAAATCATTGATAATCAATTCCTGGTTGCCGGTATCAATAGGATCATCATAGGAAATCCTAACGCGATCCGAATCTTCAAGTTCTGCATTATCGGGCGGTCCAAACCCGGTAATTTCAAAATTGCCTGTACTCAAGGAGGAACCATCCACCTCTTCCGAAAATGTAATCTCAAATTCTGTTCGGCTGAGATATTCAAAATTTGTCACGGAAAATGAATTGGAAACGGTAAAATTCAATTCCGTATCAGTGGGAATAGTTCCGCCATAAATATTATCCACGTTGTTTATGGTGATGGTATAATCATCATCTGGAAGTGCATCCTCAAAAGTAAGGCGGACCGTAAAGTCATCTACCGGACTTGCAGAGGTTGGATTCCCGATTCCGCCATCAATTGAAAAGTCTGATGGTTGAATAGACGCGTTGTCTATTTGGTAATTGAATATAACATCGACTTCGGTAGCGCTGGCGATGGTGGCGTTTACAGCATCGAAGGGTTCAGAGTTTTCAATGATGATATCATCAAAGTAGAATAAATCGGTTCTTGTTGCCGTGTAATCCAACAAAAGACCAAAATAGTTTGATGCTGTAAACGTGTTATCTGTAGTACTCCCTGCAAAACTCGGGCTTGAGCCATAACCTGCCGACTCATACAAACTCCAAACTCCGGTTTCGTCTCGTGTAACTCTTACCTGGAATGCGCCTCCAGAGGAAAGGTCTGCTGAACCTGCTAAAATCTCTGTTGCACTGCCATTTGTAAACCGAAAAAGACGAAATGCATCATCCGATCCACTTGCACCTGTTCGTATAGCATATCCATTGACATCGCCAGACAAATCGTTCTTATCTGATATAAGAAAAATGTATCCCCGATTTGAATCGGATGGAGGAAAATCCTGATTTATAAAAAAATCCCAGCTTCCATAGGCAGTGCTGGATGCCGTCCTCAGTTGAGTAGAACCTGCATCAGGGGCATTCAATCTTAGAAGTGAATTCCCGGATTCATCAAATGAAGTAAAATCTCCAATATCCCCCGTCCACTCTGGATTTTGGTTGAGATCCCCGTCCTCAAAATCATCTGTTAGTACAACCTCTTGTGCATAAACTGATGAACTGAGCACAAAAAATACCAAGATGAATATTCCCCTTTTGCCCGCTGTCTCTCCAAACAAACCAATTTTGTTTTGTTTCGACTATAGTTTATAAAGTAAAAGCGACTCTTTTGATTTCCGGAAGTCATAGAAATCATATATTTGATATTCTATTTTCGACCGGAATAGCTCTTGAACTCAAAAAAATTATTTAGCCAACACTGTTATCAGAAAGTAAAAATGAAGAAATGACCAGCGTATTTTAGAAAAACAGGAGTTGTGATTATCCACCACAACTCCCTGAAGGACTTTGAGAAGTGTGCTCAATCACTTCTCAATTTTTCTCTTTGTGTTCGTGTTCTCAGTAGTATGAACCATAAATGCGAAATTCCTTACAAAATTTTCTCAAAAAATTTATTTTTCCTCTGAAATTTAATCTCAATCCCCAAAATTTTGCAAAAAAAGCCAATTCCGTTTCACCTCGAAGTCAACCAGGGCCTTGCCGAGGCTAAAGGATTGATTCACATCAGAAAAAATAGCCTTGTTTTAGAATTTGAAGTCAAAGATGTTTTTGGGGGATTCCTCAAGTCTGACTTGAATGAAATAGAAATCCCATATGATGAAATTGAATCACTCATCTACAAAAAAGGGTTCTGGGGTGCTAAAATCCACATCGAAGGAAACTCCATGCGAACATTTGAAGATGTACCTGGTTCTGAACAAGGACGCTGTACTTTAAAAATTAAAAGAAAAGATCGCGATCAGGCTCAGCAGTCTATCAGTTCAGCAAGAGTGGCTCTTTCAGAACACAAACTGAATAAACTCGGAGATTAAGGAGAGTTTCGGGGAAAAATCTAAGTAACGCTATCAAAAAAAATCGGATGAGTGATCAAGCTATTTTACCTTCGGCTTGTCTACCCATCCGATGAATATCAAATCAATTTATTTGATGTAGTTTTTCTTCACCAAAAGTTCTGCGTTCAGAATGGCACCTCCGGCAGCTCCGCGAATGGTGTTATGTGCCATTGCGATGTATGAGATGCTCAGTACATTTGAATTTCGAACCCTGCCAATCGCCGTTTGCATGCCTTTCTGGCTGTCTGCATGAAGACGTGGCTGTGGGTAAAAATCATCATCAAAAACATTCAGAGGAAAGTTGGGAGCCGATGGCAGTTTTAAATCTCCAATCGGGCTTTTCCACTCTTTCAGTGCTTTCTTCACTTCTTCTGCATCAGCCTCTTTTTCGAGTTGTACAGCTATAGATAACATGTGTCCGTTCAATACCGGAACCCTGGTTGCGGTTGCCTGAATGGGAAAATCCGCATGCTGAAGAACTCCGTCATTCAACCGGCCTAAAAGTTTGAGGGGTTCTGCTGCAATTTTGGGTTCTTCACCACCAATAAACGGAACCACGTTTCCGAGAATATCCAAACTGGGCACACCCGGATAACCGGCACCGGAAATAGCCTGCATAGAAGTAAGAATAACACTCTTGATTCCAAAATTGTCGTACAAAGGTTTTAAACTCATCACCAGCGGCACAGCTACACAATTGGGATTGGTTACAATCCATCCGCTTCCATCTTCAGTAAATGTTTGCTTGTCGATCATACTGATGTGATCGGGATTTACTTCGGGAACAAGAAGCGGAACAGTGGGATCGGTACGATAATTTTTTGCATTACTGATAACGGGTATTCCGGCTTTTGCAAAATCTGCTTCCACCTCTGTAGCCACGGATGAATCCAAACCAGAGAACACAAAATCTACGTCACCAAATTCTGAGGCTGTACAATTTCGAACTTCAATGCCTGAAACATCTTCCGGCATGGGAATACTCTCAATCCAGTTGGCAGCCTGCTTATAGGATTTTCCTGCAGAGCGTTCAGAAGCTCCAAGAGCCTCGATTTTGAACCATTCGTGATTTTGAAGAAGTCGAATGAATTTCTGGCCAACCGCCCCGGTCGCGCCCAAAATTCCTACTTTAAATTGAGCCATTTTTGATTTTATAATTACTATTTAGCCTGAAATCAGGCTTTGGTTATCGAGCTATTTTTTCAAAAGACAGTAAAAATAGTAAATGATTTGGACAAACGATTCATCAAAGGAAAGAAAATTGCTATCTTTTGCAACTTAGGAAGCGGAGCTTTTTTAAGCTTCTGTTGATGTTAATCATAACAAACCAATATTTACCAACGCATGTCAGTTACCCATTTAGACAACCTCGATAAAATCGTGTCTCTCTCCAAAGCCAGAGGATTTATTTTTCAGTCATCCGATATCTACGGCGGACTCGGGGCTGTGTATGATTACGGAC
It encodes:
- a CDS encoding lamin tail domain-containing protein, which translates into the protein MLSSSVYAQEVVLTDDFEDGDLNQNPEWTGDIGDFTSFDESGNSLLRLNAPDAGSTQLRTASSTAYGSWDFFINQDFPPSDSNRGYIFLISDKNDLSGDVNGYAIRTGASGSDDAFRLFRFTNGSATEILAGSADLSSGGAFQVRVTRDETGVWSLYESAGYGSSPSFAGSTTDNTFTASNYFGLLLDYTATRTDLFYFDDIIIENSEPFDAVNATIASATEVDVIFNYQIDNASIQPSDFSIDGGIGNPTSASPVDDFTVRLTFEDALPDDDYTITINNVDNIYGGTIPTDTELNFTVSNSFSVTNFEYLSRTEFEITFSEEVDGSSLSTGNFEITGFGPPDNAELEDSDRVRISYDDPIDTGNQELIINDLLSNSGWEIEANTTLEFTLFDEYEEGDLVISEFYYRVPVSWRTSDFDRPQYVEIFNRADKLLNLRNFAINSENISIDEDLPISSGEYLVITRGVPVFEDQFGTRNFVEADEFPELVLTTSDDIIFETAEGEDIESLTYDANDWGGNEVSLERFSFDVNANIQDNWAESEDILTGSPGLSNTVSEPTNPPEAVEAAFPAPQTFRITFSRTLSDEAVDDLNNFGLNNSAVITTAAFTSDPRTIEFDLSDALEDQFEYTFTYQNVEDIFGNEVSGAEEFNFTFTNPFRILAAEMESDTDLLIQFTLPLQVSTVQLSDFELSDGTDPVDFDFTNSETVRLTFDDSFSTSSFEIIVNNLESLTNSWQIEDNSTFEFFRFDEYQDGDIVINEFMYNPPTGYPQYVELYNRSDRFLTLKDFELLRAEGSTSIGGVITEFDQPIEPGEYLVITEDLELLEDVFGTGPWFGMEDFPGFTQTVTDQVRLLDPDGNLVERIEYDPSIWGGSDIALERKSLDAPANDQNNWGESLAELLGTPGEDNTVSPDDGPVFVSATFINAEMVLVTFTGSLDTDAISTGNFDINRGRSITGVNFINSTQAELSLDDEMSSGQTYTITVTDIPDIFGNELDESQATFTYYFVEIAEPGDIVINEFMYDEPDGYTEYVELYNTSNKTFSLEGWQQANDTGTRRILTEENVYFPPGSYMVILPNEELLGIFPDMNFVNAGSSLPALKNSGDEIVITNAGGITLDSLRYSSEWGGSEVSLERIDTDAISSDINNWGESLSVLKGTPGEENTVNIDTDGPELLGANFINAESIQVQFSGALDRTRISRNNFEINRGISVRQVTFINSTEAVLFLNQSMNSGQTYTITVNNIRDIFGNELNQAEASFTYYQVQTAEPGDVVINEIMYAEPENYTEYIELYNASDKAINLAGWQQANDTATRRTLTEDRVILPPDSYIAILPNFNLLNIFPDIPYLNAGTGLSTLKNGGDNIVVANAEGVIIDSLRFSPVWGGDGIALERRRPNRSSLYMENWADSPADLFGTPGMPNEVDSNFTFIATEVRSLSPTQIRVVFNAMVRDSDIKPANFSVGGINPSSISEETNLSLILKFSSALESGQQTLVIDGVRSAAGFSIGNNAEFSFTVFDAFSDGDIVINEFMYRPPSGYVRYVELWNTSSKLLNLRDWRLQRRDVSSDSERIISTEDLALEPGDFIVLSEDSEALAEIFGERNFFELSSFPALTATVSDQIRLFTNEDILADSLQYEPSEWGGEGVALERLSADVAATFSENWAESSNELLGTPGLPNQVEPDSNPPAIVRAAQFQDQGFVLTFDERLNSDQATNSSNYSMTPTLPINMIALDGNEVILFAGSDLVNDQEYEITVSGISDIFGNEMESTTVSVLYLEFGDVQAGDIVINEIMYEPSDGSGAEFIEIYNRTEENFDLTNWTLSDATNDTEIPTGVLIRENDYLVFTDSQEFATESDQFIYVPDFQSLNNSGDAVVLRNGSGTAIDSLFFHADWGIDSPGISLERKDPAGLSTDPGNWASNTSERGSTPGQQNSSFEIDESAPEIIFANFIHPDSVEIWFNEYVDLTPDENTKTDQPAKTHSGQSGVSSTISFMLNGSLADVIYYDQMAGNRIILDGSIVSQGEEITVSVENIGDYKGNMSSRLEQPIAQPISEGDIIFNEIMFDPITDDRDGLPDQSQYIEIHNRRSYAISLEGFFLHDEPNEDGEISTIEPIRSDRQWLPASGYALIYPEPDDIPFPKSRTAEFFDLTDHMQRFAIQTDRTTLSLTNTGRQIYLADSTLKTIDMVDYSPDWHNPNLVDTKGIALERINPNFDTNDGANWGSNATPLGGSPGSENSIYQGSGQSISGNGISFTPNPFSPDDDGFEDNLLITYSFDEPDYLIKVRIYDRYGRLVRKLAEGKQAGFEGSLVWDGKTEDGLRNRIGIYIVLMEAYNSTNGKNRSFKETVVIARKF
- the asd gene encoding aspartate-semialdehyde dehydrogenase gives rise to the protein MAQFKVGILGATGAVGQKFIRLLQNHEWFKIEALGASERSAGKSYKQAANWIESIPMPEDVSGIEVRNCTASEFGDVDFVFSGLDSSVATEVEADFAKAGIPVISNAKNYRTDPTVPLLVPEVNPDHISMIDKQTFTEDGSGWIVTNPNCVAVPLVMSLKPLYDNFGIKSVILTSMQAISGAGYPGVPSLDILGNVVPFIGGEEPKIAAEPLKLLGRLNDGVLQHADFPIQATATRVPVLNGHMLSIAVQLEKEADAEEVKKALKEWKSPIGDLKLPSAPNFPLNVFDDDFYPQPRLHADSQKGMQTAIGRVRNSNVLSISYIAMAHNTIRGAAGGAILNAELLVKKNYIK